The proteins below are encoded in one region of uncultured Eubacteriales bacterium:
- the dxr gene encoding 1-deoxy-D-xylulose 5-phosphate reductoisomerase (Evidence 2a : Function of homologous gene experimentally demonstrated in an other organism; PubMedId : 10631325, 10787409, 1447125, 7567469, 9707569; Product type e : enzyme), translated as MPRHISILGSTGSVGRQSLDVIAACGMTVAALTANHDVARMEEQVRRYRPELAVMMDPAAARDLKVRLSDISLRVLCGMEGLMEAAAISSADTVITAVVGVVGLRPTLAAIRAGKRIALANKETLVCAGELVMAEARKYGAEIVPVDSEHSAIFQSLQGCADRGEVKRLILTASGGPFYGKSREELEKVTLADALKHPNWSMGAKITVDSATLMNKGLEFIEAMRLYELPPEKISIVVHRESIVHSLVEYCDNAMIAQLGAPDMRLPIQYALTWPARTPAVAAPLDLLKCGSLTFGEPDERTFPCLALAKGAARTGGTATAILNGANEAAVSLFLEGKIGFMDVPRLVERALSEVAPVFGPTLDDILAADQAARAVALM; from the coding sequence ATGCCGCGACATATTTCAATTTTGGGCTCCACAGGCTCCGTCGGGCGGCAATCACTGGATGTGATTGCCGCCTGCGGCATGACTGTGGCCGCCCTTACCGCCAACCATGATGTAGCCCGGATGGAGGAGCAGGTCCGCCGCTACCGCCCGGAGCTGGCCGTCATGATGGATCCTGCCGCCGCACGGGACTTGAAGGTCCGGCTGTCCGACATCTCCCTCCGGGTCCTCTGCGGTATGGAGGGGCTGATGGAGGCTGCTGCAATTTCCTCCGCCGACACTGTCATTACCGCCGTGGTGGGGGTGGTGGGCCTGCGGCCCACTCTGGCCGCCATTCGGGCTGGCAAGCGGATCGCCCTCGCCAACAAGGAGACCTTGGTCTGTGCCGGAGAGCTCGTGATGGCGGAGGCCCGAAAATATGGGGCCGAGATCGTCCCCGTGGATTCGGAGCACTCAGCGATTTTCCAGTCCCTCCAGGGCTGCGCGGACAGGGGGGAGGTCAAGCGCCTCATCCTCACCGCCTCCGGCGGGCCTTTCTACGGGAAGAGCCGGGAGGAGCTGGAAAAGGTCACCCTGGCCGATGCCCTCAAGCACCCAAACTGGTCCATGGGAGCCAAGATCACCGTGGACTCGGCGACCCTGATGAATAAGGGGCTGGAGTTTATTGAGGCCATGCGGCTCTACGAGCTGCCGCCTGAGAAGATTTCCATCGTGGTCCACCGGGAGAGTATAGTTCACTCGCTGGTGGAATACTGTGATAATGCGATGATTGCCCAACTGGGAGCGCCTGACATGCGCCTGCCCATCCAGTACGCTCTCACCTGGCCCGCCCGCACCCCTGCCGTGGCCGCGCCCCTGGACCTTCTGAAGTGCGGGAGCCTCACCTTCGGGGAGCCCGACGAGAGGACCTTCCCCTGTCTCGCCCTGGCAAAGGGCGCGGCAAGGACCGGGGGGACGGCTACCGCCATCCTCAACGGGGCAAACGAGGCGGCGGTGAGTCTCTTCCTGGAGGGGAAGATCGGCTTTATGGATGTTCCCAGGTTGGTGGAGCGGGCATTATCGGAGGTGGCCCCGGTCTTCGGCCCCACTTTGGACGATATCCTCGCCGCCGACCAGGCGGCCCGTGCCGTAGCATTAATGTAA
- the rseP gene encoding RIP metalloprotease RseP codes for MIIVYILIAILMFGLLIAVHEFGHFIAAKSLGVKVNEFAIGMGPRLFHTRRGETEYTLRLFPIGGFCAMEGEGEDSNDPRAFNNKPAWRRFIILVAGAFMNFLTGVLIFLFLSMGIGQYTTTTVGSFLEGFTAQGESGLMPGDRIVRVEGHAIYLNSDIQLFFSRGGDTLDLEVMRDGERVALDGLYMPYREYVRDGETVKLRGLTFAKKEASLSDKLRLTWYESIDTVRVVWISLGDLVSGAVGVRDMSGVVGIVGMMSDVGTQAQADAQENGQNWVAAVVMSILNFTALIAVNLAVMNLLPIPALDGGQILFLLVDKVYSLFSRRHISQKYLGYINAAGFLCLIGLMVVVAFSDVMKLFGR; via the coding sequence ATGATAATCGTCTATATCCTCATCGCCATCCTTATGTTTGGCCTCCTGATAGCCGTTCACGAGTTCGGGCACTTCATCGCTGCCAAGAGCTTGGGTGTCAAGGTAAACGAGTTCGCCATCGGAATGGGGCCCCGGCTGTTTCATACCCGGAGAGGGGAGACCGAGTATACCCTCCGACTGTTCCCCATTGGCGGTTTTTGCGCCATGGAGGGGGAGGGGGAGGACTCCAACGACCCACGCGCCTTCAACAATAAGCCCGCCTGGCGGCGCTTTATCATTCTGGTGGCGGGGGCATTTATGAATTTCCTCACCGGGGTGCTTATCTTCCTGTTCCTGTCCATGGGGATAGGCCAGTATACGACCACCACCGTTGGCTCCTTCTTGGAGGGCTTTACCGCCCAGGGGGAGAGTGGTCTTATGCCCGGGGACCGCATTGTGAGGGTGGAAGGCCACGCCATCTATCTCAACTCCGACATACAGCTCTTTTTCTCCCGCGGGGGTGATACGTTGGATCTCGAGGTAATGCGGGACGGGGAACGGGTGGCGCTCGACGGCCTCTATATGCCCTACCGCGAGTACGTCCGGGATGGTGAGACCGTCAAGCTGAGAGGGCTCACCTTCGCCAAGAAGGAGGCCAGCCTTTCCGACAAGCTGAGGCTTACCTGGTATGAGTCCATCGATACGGTGCGGGTCGTCTGGATCAGCCTGGGTGATCTGGTTAGCGGCGCGGTGGGCGTCCGGGATATGTCCGGGGTCGTGGGTATCGTCGGCATGATGAGCGACGTGGGCACACAGGCCCAGGCAGACGCCCAGGAGAATGGGCAGAACTGGGTCGCCGCGGTTGTGATGAGCATCCTGAATTTCACTGCTCTCATCGCCGTCAACCTGGCCGTCATGAATCTGCTGCCCATCCCTGCGCTGGACGGCGGGCAGATTCTCTTCCTGCTGGTGGATAAGGTGTACAGCCTGTTTAGCAGAAGACACATCAGTCAGAAATATCTGGGCTATATCAACGCCGCGGGCTTTTTGTGCCTCATCGGCCTCATGGTCGTGGTGGCCTTCTCCGACGTGATGAAGCTCTTTGGGCGATAG
- a CDS encoding conserved membrane hypothetical protein (Evidence 4 : Homologs of previously reported genes of unknown function), which yields MKRSPVRTLLRVALLIAADVVLTRFFSINAPTVRIGLGFAPIAVCAMLYGPLWAGGAAALADFLGAILFPTGPFFPGLTLSAALTGVIFGLLLHRRGEGWLRLGGAVVLNCLGVGFLLNTYWLSILMKTPFLVLLPTRVFQALLMTAVQLVVIRSLRRPVRRYMDSGER from the coding sequence ATGAAAAGATCTCCTGTCCGGACCCTTCTGCGGGTGGCGCTCCTCATCGCCGCCGACGTGGTGCTCACCCGTTTCTTCTCCATCAACGCCCCCACCGTGAGGATTGGCCTGGGCTTTGCCCCCATCGCGGTCTGCGCTATGCTGTACGGCCCCCTCTGGGCCGGAGGGGCCGCCGCCCTGGCTGATTTCCTGGGGGCCATCCTCTTTCCCACAGGGCCCTTTTTCCCCGGGCTTACGCTCTCCGCCGCTCTGACAGGGGTTATTTTCGGCCTCCTGCTTCACCGGAGAGGGGAGGGGTGGCTACGGCTGGGGGGGGCGGTGGTCCTCAACTGCCTGGGGGTGGGGTTCCTCCTCAACACATACTGGCTATCTATCCTGATGAAAACCCCCTTCCTGGTGCTCTTGCCCACCCGGGTATTTCAGGCTCTGCTGATGACGGCGGTTCAGCTGGTGGTTATCCGGTCCCTGCGCCGGCCTGTTCGGCGCTATATGGACTCTGGGGAGAGATAA
- the pyrH gene encoding uridylate kinase (Evidence 2a : Function of homologous gene experimentally demonstrated in an other organism; PubMedId : 1447125, 169229, 7711027, 9457846, 9677289; Product type e : enzyme), translated as MCFMPEPKYKRVLLKISGEALAGEATRGLDFDVIGSVCSIIHKCVDAGAQVGIVVGGGNFWRGVKDGGGKMERTRADQMGMLATALNCLALADVLEQDGVPVRVQTAIEMRPIAEPYIRSRAIRHLEKGRVVIFGCGTGSPFFSTDTAAVLRAAEIDADAILLAKNIDGVYSADPRKDATAVKYDSITYNEILAQHLEVMDSTATSLSMDNKIPVILFALKDPENIYRVLMGEKIGTVVKEA; from the coding sequence TTGTGTTTTATGCCAGAACCGAAGTATAAACGTGTTCTGCTGAAAATCAGTGGAGAAGCGCTGGCGGGAGAGGCCACACGGGGTCTTGATTTCGACGTGATCGGCAGCGTGTGCTCTATCATCCACAAATGTGTGGACGCGGGCGCCCAGGTGGGCATCGTGGTGGGCGGCGGAAACTTCTGGCGCGGCGTGAAGGACGGCGGAGGTAAGATGGAGCGCACCCGAGCCGACCAGATGGGTATGCTTGCGACCGCCCTCAACTGCCTCGCCCTGGCTGATGTCCTGGAGCAGGACGGCGTGCCTGTCCGGGTGCAGACCGCCATTGAAATGCGCCCCATCGCGGAGCCGTACATCCGCTCTCGCGCCATCCGGCATCTGGAGAAGGGGAGAGTGGTCATCTTCGGCTGCGGTACCGGCAGCCCCTTCTTCTCCACCGATACCGCCGCTGTGCTCCGTGCCGCTGAGATCGACGCGGACGCTATTTTGCTCGCTAAGAACATCGACGGCGTCTATTCCGCGGACCCCCGGAAGGATGCCACTGCGGTAAAGTACGACTCCATCACCTATAACGAGATACTGGCCCAGCACCTGGAGGTCATGGACTCCACCGCTACCAGCCTGTCTATGGATAATAAGATCCCCGTGATCCTGTTTGCGCTCAAAGACCCGGAGAATATCTATCGTGTGCTCATGGGCGAAAAGATTGGAACAGTCGTCAAGGAGGCTTAA
- the ispG gene encoding 1-hydroxy-2-methyl-2-(E)-butenyl 4-diphosphate synthase (Evidence 2a : Function of homologous gene experimentally demonstrated in an other organism; PubMedId : 11752431, 21172855; Product type e : enzyme), with protein sequence MTKQINVGGVPVGGGAAVSIQSMCNTRTHDVDATVEQILRLEAAGCQIIRVAVPDMAAARAVGAIRERIHIPLVVDIHFDYKLALECVHAGCDKVRINPGNIGGEDRVKAVAAACRAKNIPIRIGVNGGSLEKPILAKYGGVTPEALVESAFGHIALLHKFDFDDICVSLKSSSVPITMAAYRLMREKSNYPLHLGVTETGTVRMGTLKSAVGIGGLLALGIGDTIRVSLSADPVEEVLVAKDILKIVGLRKDGPELISCPTCGRTRIDLIGLANEVEERLKKVDRPITVAVMGCAVNGPGEASAADVGVAGGDGEGLLFRKGEIVKKVPQEALVDELFKLIEEL encoded by the coding sequence ATGACAAAGCAGATCAACGTGGGCGGCGTCCCCGTGGGAGGGGGCGCGGCCGTCTCTATCCAGTCCATGTGCAACACCCGTACCCACGACGTGGACGCGACGGTGGAGCAGATTTTGCGCCTGGAGGCCGCCGGATGCCAGATTATCCGGGTGGCGGTGCCCGACATGGCTGCCGCCCGGGCTGTGGGAGCCATTCGGGAGCGCATCCACATCCCCTTGGTGGTGGACATTCACTTCGATTACAAGCTGGCTCTGGAGTGCGTCCACGCCGGGTGCGATAAGGTGCGCATTAACCCCGGCAACATCGGCGGGGAGGACAGGGTCAAGGCGGTAGCCGCCGCCTGCAGGGCAAAGAACATCCCCATCCGCATCGGGGTCAACGGCGGCTCCCTGGAAAAACCCATTCTTGCTAAATACGGCGGTGTGACGCCGGAGGCCCTGGTGGAGAGCGCGTTCGGCCACATCGCGCTCCTACATAAATTTGACTTTGACGATATCTGCGTCTCTCTCAAGTCCTCCAGCGTGCCCATCACCATGGCTGCCTACCGGCTGATGAGAGAGAAAAGTAACTATCCTTTACATCTGGGGGTCACCGAGACGGGCACGGTCCGCATGGGTACCCTAAAGTCCGCCGTCGGCATCGGCGGGCTCCTGGCCCTGGGCATTGGGGACACCATCCGCGTCTCCCTCTCGGCGGACCCGGTGGAAGAGGTCCTTGTGGCAAAGGATATTTTGAAGATCGTGGGACTGCGCAAGGATGGCCCCGAGCTCATCTCCTGCCCAACCTGCGGGCGCACCCGCATCGATTTAATTGGGCTTGCCAACGAGGTGGAGGAGCGGCTCAAAAAGGTGGACAGGCCCATCACCGTGGCCGTCATGGGCTGTGCGGTCAACGGCCCCGGCGAGGCCTCCGCCGCCGATGTGGGCGTCGCCGGAGGGGACGGAGAGGGCCTGCTCTTCCGCAAAGGGGAGATCGTAAAAAAGGTGCCCCAGGAGGCCCTCGTGGACGAACTGTTTAAATTGATTGAAGAGCTGTAA
- the frr gene encoding ribosome recycling factor (Evidence 2a : Function of homologous gene experimentally demonstrated in an other organism; PubMedId : 1447125, 8183897, 9298646; Product type f : factor): MKELNKEFDAKMQKTVDVVVSDFASVRAGRANAAVLDRIAVDYYGTPTPINQVASISSPDPRSLAIQPWDTSLLKAIEKAIQTSDLGINPQNDGRVIRLAFPQLTEERRKDLVKQVRKYAEQGKVAVRNIRRDAMDKFKAMEKKAELTEDDLKEYEKDLQDITEKRCKQIDELTEKKETELMAV; encoded by the coding sequence ATGAAAGAGCTCAACAAGGAATTTGACGCGAAGATGCAGAAGACCGTCGACGTTGTCGTCAGCGATTTCGCCAGCGTCCGCGCGGGCCGGGCCAATGCCGCCGTACTGGACCGCATCGCCGTGGATTACTACGGCACCCCCACCCCCATCAACCAGGTGGCGTCCATCTCCTCGCCCGACCCCCGGAGCCTTGCCATCCAGCCCTGGGATACCTCTCTCCTGAAGGCCATTGAGAAGGCAATCCAGACCTCCGATCTGGGTATCAACCCCCAGAACGACGGCCGGGTCATCCGCCTTGCCTTCCCCCAGCTCACAGAGGAGCGCCGCAAGGATCTGGTGAAACAGGTGCGCAAGTACGCGGAGCAGGGCAAGGTTGCCGTCCGCAATATCCGCCGGGACGCCATGGATAAGTTTAAGGCCATGGAGAAGAAGGCCGAGCTCACTGAGGACGACCTGAAGGAGTACGAGAAAGACCTGCAGGACATCACTGAAAAGCGCTGCAAGCAGATAGACGAGCTGACTGAGAAAAAGGAAACCGAGCTCATGGCAGTTTAA
- the cdsA gene encoding Phosphatidate cytidylyltransferase, protein MAKRIIVAVVCIPLIFLVFYLPWPILMPITISALSMIALHEVLWSTGFVKNIWISTLSIVLAGVVPFWVYIGQGMRSALVGIFVYFVAIFAVAISSHYTVTMEKMGGAFFFAMLIPYFLSSFIRLKALDPNLGGFYILLPLIAAFTSDAFALFAGMAFGKRKLAPELSPKKTVEGAVGGFAGAILCCILYGLVIDKGFGLTVDYLLLALYGALGSILAQIGDLSFSYIKRQYGIKDFGNIFPGHGGVLDRFDSVIFCAPLIEILILWFPAFSV, encoded by the coding sequence ATGGCTAAACGTATTATCGTAGCGGTGGTTTGCATCCCGCTGATTTTCCTGGTGTTCTATCTTCCGTGGCCCATCCTCATGCCCATCACCATCTCGGCTCTCTCCATGATCGCCCTGCATGAGGTGCTCTGGTCCACCGGCTTTGTGAAAAATATCTGGATCTCTACCCTCTCTATCGTCCTGGCGGGTGTGGTCCCGTTCTGGGTCTATATCGGCCAGGGGATGCGCTCGGCCCTGGTGGGCATTTTTGTCTACTTCGTGGCCATCTTTGCCGTGGCCATCTCCAGCCACTACACCGTCACCATGGAGAAAATGGGCGGGGCCTTTTTCTTCGCCATGCTCATTCCGTACTTCCTCTCCTCGTTCATCCGTCTCAAGGCGCTGGACCCCAACCTGGGCGGGTTCTATATCCTCCTGCCCCTCATCGCAGCCTTCACCAGCGACGCGTTCGCTCTCTTCGCGGGCATGGCCTTCGGCAAGCGTAAGCTGGCTCCCGAGCTCTCCCCCAAGAAAACAGTGGAGGGGGCTGTGGGCGGTTTTGCGGGGGCGATCCTCTGCTGTATCCTTTACGGGCTGGTGATTGACAAGGGATTTGGCTTGACGGTGGATTATCTGCTCCTTGCGCTCTATGGCGCTCTGGGCAGCATCCTGGCCCAGATCGGGGATTTGTCGTTTTCCTATATCAAGCGGCAGTACGGCATCAAGGACTTCGGCAACATTTTCCCCGGCCACGGCGGCGTGCTGGACCGGTTCGACAGCGTGATTTTCTGCGCTCCCCTGATCGAGATTCTCATCCTCTGGTTTCCCGCATTTTCAGTCTAA
- the ispU gene encoding undecaprenyl pyrophosphate synthase (Evidence 2a : Function of homologous gene experimentally demonstrated in an other organism; PubMedId : 10217761, 12756244, 9882662; Product type e : enzyme) — protein MAFFKPKDRSAAQVDFHNLPRHVAIIMDGNGRWAKKRGLPRTAGHAAGAENFRAIATYCKEIGLEYLTVYAFSTENWKRPSDEVSAIMGLLKKYLLEAIERMERDKVKMCFFGDLSPLPEELRVLCEQTREISKHYDGVQVNICLNYGGRDELLRAARAYAADCLEGRADPNHLTEERFGGYLFSRGVPDPDLVIRPSGELRISNFLLWQSAYSEFYYTDVLWPDFDKEELHKAFCSYQHRQRRFGGVTNG, from the coding sequence ATGGCTTTTTTTAAACCGAAGGACCGCTCAGCGGCCCAGGTGGACTTTCATAATCTACCCCGGCACGTGGCTATCATCATGGATGGCAACGGCCGCTGGGCAAAGAAACGGGGCCTGCCCCGGACAGCGGGCCACGCCGCCGGCGCGGAAAATTTTCGCGCCATTGCTACCTATTGTAAGGAAATTGGGTTAGAATATTTAACGGTGTACGCCTTCTCCACCGAGAACTGGAAACGCCCCTCCGACGAGGTCTCCGCCATCATGGGACTTTTGAAAAAGTACCTGCTGGAAGCCATCGAGCGCATGGAGCGTGACAAGGTGAAGATGTGTTTCTTCGGGGATCTCTCCCCCCTGCCGGAGGAGCTGCGTGTCCTCTGCGAGCAGACCCGGGAGATATCGAAACACTACGACGGCGTGCAGGTCAACATCTGCCTCAACTATGGCGGCAGAGATGAGTTGCTGCGGGCCGCCAGGGCCTACGCCGCCGATTGCTTGGAGGGCAGGGCAGACCCAAACCACCTGACCGAGGAGCGGTTTGGGGGCTATCTCTTCTCCAGAGGCGTGCCCGATCCGGATCTGGTCATCCGCCCCAGCGGGGAGCTGCGAATCTCCAACTTCCTCCTTTGGCAGTCGGCCTATTCCGAGTTCTACTATACCGACGTGCTCTGGCCTGATTTTGACAAAGAAGAGCTCCACAAGGCGTTTTGCTCCTACCAGCACCGCCAGCGGAGATTCGGAGGCGTGACCAATGGCTAA